TAGTTAAATTATGTCATCGATGTGTGGAAGGATATTAATTACTGGTGGTGCTGGCTATATTGGCTCCCACGTTAACAAACTTTTATTAGAAATGGGTTATAAAACTATTGTTTTAGATAATCTCTCTTTTGGTCATAGAGAGTTTGTAAAAAACACAGATTTCATATTAGGTGATACCTCAGATAAATACTTGCTAGATTTAATCTTTAAAAACTATAAAATTGAGTCAGTTATGCATTTTGCTGCCTTTGCATATGTAGGTGAATCCGTTCAAAATCCTTCAAAATACTATATAAATAACGTAGTAAATACTATTAATTTACTTGAAAAGTTAATTACATATAAAATAAACAACCTAATATTTTCATCAACTTGTGCAATCTATGGCAATCCACAATATACACCAATTGATGAAAAACACCCAAAAAACCCAATAAATCCCTATGGAAAATCTAAATTAATGGTAGAAAATATTTTAGCTGATTACAGAACTAGCTATAATTTAAACTACACCTCTCTTAGATACTTTAATGTAGCAGGGGCTGATTTATCCAGTGAAATTGGAGAATGGCATGAACCTGAAACACATATTATACCTATCCTATTAGATGTTGCTTTAGGAAAAAGAAAAGAGTTTGTAGTATATGGTGATGATTATGATACAGAAGATGGGTCTTGCATTAGAGATTATATTCATGTTTTAGATCTAGCAGATTGTCATATAAAAGCCTTAGAGTGGACAAGAAAAAAGAATTCAGGGGCATTTAATATAGGATCTGAAAAAGGTTATTCAGTAAAAGAGATCATAGAAATTGCCCAAAAAGTTATAAATAAAAAAATTCCTTTTAAAATAGGTGACAGGAGAGAAGGTGATCCTGATATACTTGTTGCAACAAATAA
This region of Deferribacterota bacterium genomic DNA includes:
- the galE gene encoding UDP-glucose 4-epimerase GalE, producing the protein MCGRILITGGAGYIGSHVNKLLLEMGYKTIVLDNLSFGHREFVKNTDFILGDTSDKYLLDLIFKNYKIESVMHFAAFAYVGESVQNPSKYYINNVVNTINLLEKLITYKINNLIFSSTCAIYGNPQYTPIDEKHPKNPINPYGKSKLMVENILADYRTSYNLNYTSLRYFNVAGADLSSEIGEWHEPETHIIPILLDVALGKRKEFVVYGDDYDTEDGSCIRDYIHVLDLADCHIKALEWTRKKNSGAFNIGSEKGYSVKEIIEIAQKVINKKIPFKIGDRREGDPDILVATNKKAKNILGYRPQYSDIETIIRTAWKWHVKLNKQIKGKQD